The bacterium genome includes the window GTACTCGCGGCCCTCCAGGTGGTCATCGCTCACCTGGATCACCCGCGGCTTCTCGCGCCATTTCCACTTATTCCCGTCCTGCGAGAACCCGGTGCGGCCCGCGCCCAGGTCGGGGCCGCCCTCGCCGGTCACGGCCCAGCCCAGGTAGCTGGAGTAGGCGAGCTGGCAGTACTTGACCCCGCGCTGCCAGGCGCCCCAGTGGGTGAAAGTCTGCCCGACCGGGTAGAGCCGCGCCTCCCCGTCCACGGGGCTCACCTTGAGCAACATCTGCGCTCCCGGCAGGGCCACCCGTCCCCCGGCGCCATCGGCGGGCATGGGTTTTTCGAGCGCGGTCCAGAACGGGTCTTTCTCGGGGAGCAGCAGGCAGCAAAGGCCCTGCGCCGCCCAGTAGGGCGCGCCGCGGTCGATGTAGGGCTCGGCCACGGCGCTGTTGACCCCGCGGTAGCCCGGCTCCAGCAACCCGTTGGCGCTCAGGCAGCCGTTCTCCCAGAAATACTTGAGGCAGCCCGAGGCGATTCTTCTGCTCATACCCGGGTCCAGGGTGTTGGCCCCGTTGAGCTGCGCCCAGCCCAGGGCCGAAAGCATGGCGAAACGGTAGGTGGTCGAGCGGCCGTAGGGGACCGGCCCGCCGTCCCGGCCGAACAGGTAGGGGAAGGATTTCAGGAACTCGTCCGTGGTGCGGTTGACCTCGGCGCCGAACTGGTCGTGCCACTTCTGGTCATAGCACATCAACTGCTGGTTGTAGAGCTGGAAACCCCAGTAGTTGTACATGTCGAAACTGCGGTTGCCGCCGTCCATGAACCAGCCGTCCCCGCGGTGCCAGTCCAGCATGCGGCGGAACATCTGGCTCAGGAACTCGCGGTTGTTCTCCATTCCGGCGCGCTCCAGCACCGGCACGGCCGCCATGTGGAAATACCAGTGGTTGCAGTCGTAGGCGAAAGTGTGGACCAGGTCCTGAAGGTAGGCCAGGACATTCTTTTTCTGGGCCTCGGTCAGCGGGTCCCAGAAAAAGCGGGGGCTGGCCAGGATCGCGGTGGCCAGACACGTGCCGAACACGTCGGTCTTGGGGTGCGGGCCCCAGTAGCCGGGGTTCGACGGGTCGGTGCCGCGGATGACCTCCTTGAGGTATGGCTCCACGATCGAGCCTTTCCAGCCGGGGATCACGTCCTTGCCCGTGGCCGCGGTGTAAAAGGCCACCAGAGTCATGGTGCGGTCGAAAGTCTCCCGCGCGCCAGCCACGTCGAACAGGTGCTGGAAATGCCCGGTCTCGCCCGGGGTGCCCTTGAGCACCGGCATGCCGGTCTTGGGGTCGAAACAGGGCAGCACGCCCAGGATCAGCTTCTCGGTGATCGCCAGCCAGTGGGCGCGGGTGTAGCCGGTGTAGGGGCTTAACGCCCTGTCCTCGGGGATATTCAGCACGGCCTGGGGCTGCATGGGCGAGGTTGTCTCCGTTTTCTGCGCGGCGGCGGACAGTCCGGGCGCGAGGCAGACCGCGGCGAGCGCCAGGCCCGACAGGCCGGAGGCCAGTGAGTGGAATCGTTTCATATGGTTGTCCCCCAGAGAATAGTCGGCTCTATGGGCAGACCCGGGTGGGCCGCCCGGGCGCACAGACGGGTGCGCCCCCTGTATCGCAGTTCGTTGTTTTCAATTCGGCTCTGCCTCGACACACCGGAGCCGGCCCCGACTATTTCAGCTCCACGCGGCGCGCGTCCAGGTCCCAGTCCAGGCTGGCCGCCCGGCCCGCCAGTTTCCAGGAAACCTTGAGCACTCCGCCCTCGCGGCTGAACTTTATGTCGCTCAGGGGCTTGCCATCCGTATCGCGGGTGTGGATCAGGTTCACGATCAGCGCGCTGTCGCCCTCGAACTGTGGGATCTCCTCCACCCGGGTGGTCTGGCGGTAGGTGAACGGCTCTATATTGGCCTTCTTGACCTCCCAGGTCTCGCAAGCCAGGTCCCCAGCCAGCGGGGTCAGGCAGTGAAGGTCCAGGGCGGCGCCCTCCTGCACGGCGGTGATCCCGTTCTTTCCGGCGCTGACCCAGGCTTTGGGGTCCAGGTGCAGCAGCCACTTAACCTCGCGCCGGGCGGGCACATCCTCGCTGAACGCGGCCATCTTGATCATCCGGCAGCCCGGGGCCATCGGCGCGCCCCGGAACGCCACCCGGTCGCCCTTGTTGATAGTGACCGGGGGCGAAAGCTCCAGGCTGAAATCAGTGTCCGTGCCTGTGTTCTTCCAGGAGTGGACCACGCTGTCGCCCACCACGAAACTGTATTCGCCCTGGCCGGGCTGGTTGTCCAGGCAGAGGCAGTAGAGGCGGTAGCTGCCGCTCTCGCCCCGGAACGTGGTCCAGGCCTCGCCCTGCGGACCCACCGCGTAGCCGGCGTCGTTGTGGCTCAACCCACCCTCGGTGGTCAGGGTGTCCGAGGGCCAGGTCAGCCACATACCCTTGTCCGAAAGCTGCACCCGGTCGGCCAGAAGCAGGATATCGGGTTTGATCAGAAGGTAATGACGGGTGAACTGTTTCAGCCCCAGGGCCGGGTGGTAGGCCGGGGCCACCTCGGCTGTGACCCAGTCCCAGGCGGCGCAGGAATCGACCGCGGTCACGGTCGGATAATGCCCGAACTGAAGGGCCTCGGCCGCGGCGAACCACTGCACCTCATCGCCCAGTTGCCCCTGGCCCTTGACCAGCAGGGTGTTGTGGTTGGCGGCGCGCTTGAAACCGGTGTAAAGCGGGTCAATGGCCAGGAACTGGCCGTGCGAGAAAAGCTGGAAACTTCCGGCATCCGGATGCTGGTGCCCGGTGCCCCAGTCGTAGGTGGTCAGCTTCGACATGCGGCGTCCCATGAATGGCCCGCTCTTGAGGCCTACCATAGTAGCGCCCTGGTCGGTCCAGCTCGAGCGCAGCATCACCTGGTCCAGGTCGGTCATGTGATGAAGGGTGGGGAACGTAGCCGGGTCGGCGCTCTCCACTGTCGGGTCGTACCAGAGCAGGGCCCACCACCCGGCGCTGCCCAGGCCCTTGGGGTTCTGCTCGATCAGTTTGCGGCCCAGCCACTGCGCCGCAGCGTTGCCGTAGCGCGAGGCGAGAAGGAAAAGCTGCGGCTCGGGGCCGTGCCAGTTGCTGTGCCTGGGGGCGTCGCCGAAAGTCATGGCCCACTCGGCCTCGGTCATCACCGGCAGGGTGCTGTGCAGCAGGAAATCCGGGGAATGCTTCAGGTAGTCGCTCGACTGGAAGTAATCTTTCCCGAGCAGACTCTTGGCCAGCTCGGTGTAGCGGCAGATATACTCCAGCGAGTAGGAGCCGTAGCTCAGGCCCTCGCAGGAGCCGCCGTCCGGGGGCATCACCGCGAACGTGCTGTCGAAGAACGCCTCGCACAGCCCCAGCCACTGTCCGGCGCGCTCGTCCTCTCCGTACAGGGCGCAGGCGGCGAAAGCCAGGCCACTGAAATTGGAATGGGCGTGGTTCTGGAAATACTCGTTGCGGTACCAGACCCGTCCCGTGGTCATGCGCTCGTACTCGGTCTCGCACTCGCGCTCCAGGCGGGCGGCCACCTCGGCGCGCTCAGCCGGGCTCAGCGACTGGTACAGGAAATCGTAGGACAGGGCCAGGCCCTGGAGCAGGTGGCCGTGGATCAGGTCGTTGGACGGGTTCCACTCGGGACTGCGGGCCAGGCGCAGAACGTAGTCGCGGGCGGCAGCGAAATGTTCCGGGCTGCCGGTCATGGCCCAGGCGAAACACAGGTCCGGGGCGATATCGCCGTGGCCGCGGTCCATCTCATCGCCGAACGGCTGCTTCGCCGCCTCCAGGCGCGCGGGAAGGTCCTGCAGGAAACGTTCCCAGAGAAATTTGTGGCTGCCGGTGATCGCCCCGCGCAGCCGTTCCTGCTCGCCGCTGGTTAGCAGAAGGCGCGGGTGCAGGTTTTTCGCCCAGTCCAGGGGACGGGCCTGGCGGGTGCCCAACGGCACCGTGCCGCTACGCCCCCCGCAGGCGAGGACGAGCAGGGTGACGGCGGCAATGAGCAGCGGGTACAGGCGGCGCGGGGTTGTCATTCGTTTCTCCGGTAGGGTTTGGGTGAATTGGTTCTTAATACGGACGAATTTAAAATCAAATCCTCCAAGGGACAATAGTATTCCTGCGAGATTTTTTTCGTGAGGGGACCGGCCGATCCGCTCCGGCGTCGAAAAGCCTTATTTCACCGCCGGATGGGCCAGACCCGCCAGCCAGGGCGCCAGCCCGCTGGAGTCGGCGGCGAAGCTAAGGCCGTTGTCGCCTCCGGCGACGGTGGCCACAGTGGCGGCGAAACCCTCGCGCAGGGCCGAATCCGCCGGGGCGCCATCACCGCCCAGGGGACCGGCCACAAGCAGCGGACGCGGGGCAAACAAGCCGGCCAGGTCCGGAAGGTCGTACTGCAGCAGGGCCGAGGGCACGATTGTGGCTCCCAGGGCCTGGTCATACCAGCGTGTTTCGAGGACAGACTCCCAGGAAAGCAGGCTGCGGCCGAGGCAGAGCGCCCGCACCGGAGCGCCCAGCGCCGCCGCGTGCAGCGCCGCCGGTCCGGCCGCCCCGGCGGCTACAACCACAGAGCCCCCGGCCGCGGCGGCATCCGGGCGGCCCTGGAGGTAGAGCAGGGCGGCCTCGGCGGCGCGGGCCTGGATACCGGTCACGCTGCGGCCGACAAGCTGCGCCCCGAACAACAGGTTGTAGCTCACCCCCTGGATCACCGAGTCATCGGCGTGCGGGTCGGCGGCCAGCTCGCCGAAACCGGGCAGATCCAGCGACAGCACCAGCCAGCCGGCCTCGGCCAGGCGCTCCGGCTCACCCCCGGCCACGCCCGCGGCGGCCTTGCCCCGGTCATCCAGCCACAGGATAGCCGGGTGCGGCCCGGCGCCCTTGGGCACGAAAACCAGGGCCGGCAGGGGCAGGGGGCTTTCGGAGTCGAGGACCAGTTTTTCCACATAGCAAGCCCGGCGCGTGAACCGTCCGCAAAACAGCGCCGGCCCGGCCGGGACCGGCCCGCCCAGGCCGGCGAGGCTGCGCGCGGCGCGGCTCACCCGCTCGCGGTTCGCCTTGATATCCTTACGGTTCTGCTCCAGTTGCGCCAGCACCGGGGCGGCATCCTCCAGGATCAACTCGTGGATGGTGCGCGAGCCGGAGGTGATCACCTGCCCCGTGTCAGAGATTTTGAAGCTGTCGGGCGGGACAACTGGGAAAGTCACATCCACGGTGTCGCCGGGCGTGCCGAACTGACGGCGCAGGAAACCGTACAGACGCTCGCGGTTGGCCACGGTCGACTGGTGCGGGGCGTCATCCTCCACCATCTGGAGGTTGCCCGGCGCGCCCAGGGCGTCAAATGCCGGGCGGACCGAGGCGAAAGTGGCGCGCGCCCCGGCGATTGAGAACATGTCGCGCGTGGTGGTGAGCATCAGGCTGGGCTTGGGCGCGCGGGCGATGAGGAAATCGCCGTGGTCAAGGCCGGCGGCGATCTGGCCCAGCAGGTTCTGCTCCGCATCCTGCGGCCCGATGGACTCGAACAGACGGCGGAAACTGGTCAGGTAGCATTCCGGGGCGGCCACGCTGATCCGCGGCTCCATCGCCCCCAGGTAGGAGGACATGGTCCCGCCGCCCGAGCGGCCGTGCACCGCGATCCGCGCCGGGTCCACATCCGGACGGCTCAGCAGATAGTCCACCGCCCGGATGCCGTCCCACAGCCGCACCGCACCCATGGTGCGGCCCAGCAGAAGATACTGCAGGCCGGCATAGGAATGCTCGTGCGTGGTGCCGCCCAGGCGGCTGCGGCCAAGCTCCGGGTCATAGTACTGGTAGCGCTCGCCCTGGCCGATCGGGTCGAAACACAGCACCACGAACCCGCGACGGGCCAGGTTGAATATCTGCTGCTGGTAGCCGCGCAGGCCGTCGTTCGTATGGCCGCAGACCAGGAGCACCGCAGGCAGACGGCCCTCCAGGCCGGGCTGACGGACCACGGCCGCGGTCACCTGCCAGCCGGGACGGGACTCGAAGATGATCTTCTCGACTTGCAGGCCCGCATGCTCGAAAGCGCCCACCGTGCGCGCGTTGAGCGGGGTCTTCTCCCACAGCGGCCCGAAAGAGGCGGCCAGGCGCGCCCGCACCGAGGCGGCGTAGCGCTCCCACTGCGTCCGTCCGTGCAGGCCGGCCAGTTCCCTGTCCCGCGCCGCGAGCAGGCCCAAAGCCTCCCGGGCCAGGCTGCGGTAGAATAGGTCGCCCGCGGGGCTGTAGAGGCGCCAGTCCTGGAGCACCCGCAGGTCCTCCGCCTGGGCGCCCAGGAACGCGGGACAGAGCAGCGATACGGCAAAGAACAACCGAGTGATGCGGGCGCGAAGCCCGCCGGCGGGTTTGACACCGTGCACGAGCGCCTCCGTGTGTTATGATGGCTCCGGGTGGGATCGGGGCAATTATAGCACATTCGGCGGCGGCAGGAAAGCGATTTGCACCCTTGGGCCAGGCTGCGGCCTAAGGCTCAGCCAGCCAGGTGTTTCAAGCGCTCGAACAGGAGGAATATGCGGCTGTAATCGCTGACCTCCAGATCGAGGCCGTTATCGCAGGTGTACTTGGGGTCGACTACCTTGAGCAGGTCGAGAAGGTCGTAAATTCCGATTTCTTTGTCGCCGTTCCGGGGGAGCATGTCCAGCTTGATGACTTCCGAGGA containing:
- a CDS encoding DUF2264 domain-containing protein gives rise to the protein MKRFHSLASGLSGLALAAVCLAPGLSAAAQKTETTSPMQPQAVLNIPEDRALSPYTGYTRAHWLAITEKLILGVLPCFDPKTGMPVLKGTPGETGHFQHLFDVAGARETFDRTMTLVAFYTAATGKDVIPGWKGSIVEPYLKEVIRGTDPSNPGYWGPHPKTDVFGTCLATAILASPRFFWDPLTEAQKKNVLAYLQDLVHTFAYDCNHWYFHMAAVPVLERAGMENNREFLSQMFRRMLDWHRGDGWFMDGGNRSFDMYNYWGFQLYNQQLMCYDQKWHDQFGAEVNRTTDEFLKSFPYLFGRDGGPVPYGRSTTYRFAMLSALGWAQLNGANTLDPGMSRRIASGCLKYFWENGCLSANGLLEPGYRGVNSAVAEPYIDRGAPYWAAQGLCCLLLPEKDPFWTALEKPMPADGAGGRVALPGAQMLLKVSPVDGEARLYPVGQTFTHWGAWQRGVKYCQLAYSSYLGWAVTGEGGPDLGAGRTGFSQDGNKWKWREKPRVIQVSDDHLEGREYMEFPDTLFPAGDYDDYGEIHTHTLVGTDGEVHVFWHDSGRPVYLWLGGYSISVPQGGKLESEKAQGRLEIAGGGNHSLIRVLQGPAGVLQSELVEPRPGWLHSHNFGGRGAYPFWHSTEPVGANVPVVVYVNGTRGRTPVEPQSLAVRTERDRMYITFEGREYCIRVPY
- a CDS encoding DUF4962 domain-containing protein; this encodes MTTPRRLYPLLIAAVTLLVLACGGRSGTVPLGTRQARPLDWAKNLHPRLLLTSGEQERLRGAITGSHKFLWERFLQDLPARLEAAKQPFGDEMDRGHGDIAPDLCFAWAMTGSPEHFAAARDYVLRLARSPEWNPSNDLIHGHLLQGLALSYDFLYQSLSPAERAEVAARLERECETEYERMTTGRVWYRNEYFQNHAHSNFSGLAFAACALYGEDERAGQWLGLCEAFFDSTFAVMPPDGGSCEGLSYGSYSLEYICRYTELAKSLLGKDYFQSSDYLKHSPDFLLHSTLPVMTEAEWAMTFGDAPRHSNWHGPEPQLFLLASRYGNAAAQWLGRKLIEQNPKGLGSAGWWALLWYDPTVESADPATFPTLHHMTDLDQVMLRSSWTDQGATMVGLKSGPFMGRRMSKLTTYDWGTGHQHPDAGSFQLFSHGQFLAIDPLYTGFKRAANHNTLLVKGQGQLGDEVQWFAAAEALQFGHYPTVTAVDSCAAWDWVTAEVAPAYHPALGLKQFTRHYLLIKPDILLLADRVQLSDKGMWLTWPSDTLTTEGGLSHNDAGYAVGPQGEAWTTFRGESGSYRLYCLCLDNQPGQGEYSFVVGDSVVHSWKNTGTDTDFSLELSPPVTINKGDRVAFRGAPMAPGCRMIKMAAFSEDVPARREVKWLLHLDPKAWVSAGKNGITAVQEGAALDLHCLTPLAGDLACETWEVKKANIEPFTYRQTTRVEEIPQFEGDSALIVNLIHTRDTDGKPLSDIKFSREGGVLKVSWKLAGRAASLDWDLDARRVELK
- a CDS encoding acetylxylan esterase, with amino-acid sequence MHGVKPAGGLRARITRLFFAVSLLCPAFLGAQAEDLRVLQDWRLYSPAGDLFYRSLAREALGLLAARDRELAGLHGRTQWERYAASVRARLAASFGPLWEKTPLNARTVGAFEHAGLQVEKIIFESRPGWQVTAAVVRQPGLEGRLPAVLLVCGHTNDGLRGYQQQIFNLARRGFVVLCFDPIGQGERYQYYDPELGRSRLGGTTHEHSYAGLQYLLLGRTMGAVRLWDGIRAVDYLLSRPDVDPARIAVHGRSGGGTMSSYLGAMEPRISVAAPECYLTSFRRLFESIGPQDAEQNLLGQIAAGLDHGDFLIARAPKPSLMLTTTRDMFSIAGARATFASVRPAFDALGAPGNLQMVEDDAPHQSTVANRERLYGFLRRQFGTPGDTVDVTFPVVPPDSFKISDTGQVITSGSRTIHELILEDAAPVLAQLEQNRKDIKANRERVSRAARSLAGLGGPVPAGPALFCGRFTRRACYVEKLVLDSESPLPLPALVFVPKGAGPHPAILWLDDRGKAAAGVAGGEPERLAEAGWLVLSLDLPGFGELAADPHADDSVIQGVSYNLLFGAQLVGRSVTGIQARAAEAALLYLQGRPDAAAAGGSVVVAAGAAGPAALHAAALGAPVRALCLGRSLLSWESVLETRWYDQALGATIVPSALLQYDLPDLAGLFAPRPLLVAGPLGGDGAPADSALREGFAATVATVAGGDNGLSFAADSSGLAPWLAGLAHPAVK